The following proteins come from a genomic window of Lycium ferocissimum isolate CSIRO_LF1 unplaced genomic scaffold, AGI_CSIRO_Lferr_CH_V1 ctg18681, whole genome shotgun sequence:
- the LOC132042872 gene encoding uncharacterized protein LOC132042872, protein MAMMIGGSEKLSFDFFVTEEDDRYNKFGKIDLSLIWYRYDALFSDIVTTGERSRAANQEQMSGIGVDLDEEGTNNIGGYDKEHFINPSDEGNDESDDIQNVDSIMFPKPSLKRRGSIDDTGTSNQVKKNKAKSGAASMREDIHSLVEFMSSKSTATSPSVDDPVIDKCMNMLANFSNILWEWKVQLCLQHVS, encoded by the exons ATGGCGATGATGATTGGTGGGAGCGAAAAATTAAG ttttgatttttttgttacGGAAGAGGATGATCGATACAATAAGTTCGGGAAAATAGATCTTTCACTTATATGGTATCGCTATGATGCGCTATTTTCTGATATTGTTACTACTGGAGAAAGATCACGTGCAGCGAATCAAGAACAAATGTCTGGCATTGGAGTAGATCTTGATGAAGAAGGAACAAATAATATTGGTGGCTATGACAAAGAACACTTTATCAATCCTAGTGATGAAGGGAATGATGAAAGTGATGATATACAGAATGTGGATTCTATTATGTTTCCTAAGCCGTCACTTAAAAGACGAGGTTCAATTGATGATACTGGAACTAGCaatcaagtaaaaaaaaataaggcaaaaTCTGGTGCGGCATCAATGAGAGAGGATATACACTCTCTAGTGGAGTTTATGTCTAGTAAAAGCACTGCTACATCCCCTTCGGTAGATGATCCCGTCATCGATAAGTGTATGAATATGTTAGCAAATTTTTCTAATATTCTGTGGGAGTGGAAAGTACAACTATGTTTGCAACATGTTTCTTAA